In Pengzhenrongella sicca, a single genomic region encodes these proteins:
- a CDS encoding helix-turn-helix domain-containing protein, whose amino-acid sequence MTRTESDTDTDNAALGERVRDLRALTGLSMRDLASRAGLSAGYISQIEHGQANPSLAVIRSIAESFGVTWLELFQPTQKHGRVLRKQDRPRLFSDGKVAHYGITQPPIGNVEVLVTEYAPGQGAGDETYTHGDSQEICLVIRGSLQFTVDGETATLDAGDSIEYRTSVPHRLINLGAETAEAVWVVTPPSTPVSRTPTAVD is encoded by the coding sequence GTGACGCGCACCGAGTCCGACACTGACACCGACAACGCCGCCCTCGGGGAAAGGGTGCGCGACCTGCGGGCCCTGACCGGCCTGTCGATGCGGGACCTCGCGTCCCGGGCAGGGCTCAGCGCCGGCTACATCAGCCAGATCGAGCACGGCCAGGCAAACCCGAGCCTCGCCGTGATTCGCTCGATCGCCGAGTCCTTCGGCGTCACCTGGCTCGAACTCTTCCAGCCAACCCAGAAGCACGGTCGCGTGCTGCGCAAGCAGGACCGCCCTCGGCTCTTCTCCGACGGGAAGGTGGCCCACTACGGGATCACCCAACCCCCGATCGGCAACGTCGAGGTACTCGTCACCGAGTACGCACCCGGCCAGGGTGCCGGCGACGAGACGTACACCCACGGCGACTCCCAGGAGATCTGCCTGGTGATCCGCGGCAGCCTCCAGTTCACGGTCGACGGCGAGACCGCGACGCTCGACGCTGGGGACAGCATCGAGTACCGCACCTCGGTCCCCCACCGGCTGATCAACCTCGGTGCCGAGACCGCCGAGGCAGTCTGGGTCGTCACACCACCGTCGACCCCGGTCTCGCGGACCCCCACCGCCGTCGACTGA
- a CDS encoding ABC transporter substrate-binding protein, with protein sequence MPRSRMTAAVAALFASTLLAACAGGAGSDSANAGGTTAGTDPVTIRFGLPTQMGANNSPMAVAEHLGYFDEEGIDLEIVHTSDSTSIVQGINTGALEIGSTPPEPLWQSIEAGTDLQLIYNYIRKQTGSIVSLADGPVQSLEDLEGASIGQASLGSSNLLLANGILASVGFEEDADFTNIAVGTGAAALQALEGDQVQALSLWDTEYAAFEATGVELNYFTTPEVESLFSTTYFTSPDYLASSPEAIEGFGRAMAKATLFTATNPEAALRIMYEDYPATRLAGVSEDDQLATDLTALERRIVLLTADDPDGTRTWGAYTPEAVTAWADFAAGSGIIPAEIDAAAHVQNQLVEGYNDFDSAAVIEQAQGWTE encoded by the coding sequence ATGCCTCGCTCTCGCATGACCGCCGCCGTCGCGGCCCTGTTCGCCTCCACCCTGCTGGCCGCGTGCGCGGGTGGTGCCGGCTCGGATTCCGCGAACGCCGGCGGAACGACCGCCGGGACCGATCCGGTCACGATCCGCTTCGGCCTGCCCACGCAGATGGGCGCGAACAACTCGCCGATGGCCGTGGCCGAACACCTCGGCTACTTCGACGAGGAGGGCATCGACCTCGAGATCGTCCACACCTCGGACTCGACCTCGATCGTGCAGGGGATCAACACGGGCGCGCTCGAGATCGGCTCCACCCCGCCCGAACCGTTGTGGCAGTCGATCGAGGCGGGCACCGACCTACAGCTCATCTACAACTACATCCGGAAGCAGACCGGATCGATCGTCTCGCTCGCCGACGGCCCCGTGCAGTCCCTCGAGGACCTCGAGGGCGCGTCCATCGGGCAGGCGAGCCTCGGGAGCAGCAACCTGCTGCTCGCGAACGGCATCCTCGCCTCCGTCGGGTTCGAGGAGGACGCCGACTTCACGAACATCGCCGTCGGCACGGGCGCGGCCGCCCTGCAGGCGCTCGAGGGCGACCAGGTGCAGGCGCTCTCGTTGTGGGACACCGAGTACGCCGCCTTTGAAGCGACGGGCGTCGAGCTGAACTACTTCACGACCCCGGAGGTCGAGTCCCTCTTCTCGACCACGTACTTCACCTCCCCCGACTACCTCGCGTCGAGCCCCGAGGCGATCGAGGGCTTCGGTCGGGCGATGGCCAAGGCCACCCTCTTCACCGCCACCAACCCCGAGGCGGCCCTGCGGATCATGTACGAGGACTACCCCGCCACGCGCCTCGCGGGAGTCTCGGAGGACGACCAGCTCGCCACCGACCTCACCGCGCTCGAGCGCAGGATCGTGCTCCTGACCGCCGACGACCCGGACGGCACCCGCACCTGGGGCGCCTACACCCCGGAGGCCGTCACCGCGTGGGCGGACTTCGCCGCCGGGAGCGGGATCATCCCGGCCGAGATCGACGCCGCGGCGCACGTGCAGAACCAGCTCGTCGAGGGCTACAACGACTTCGACAGCGCGGCCGTCATCGAGCAGGCGCAGGGGTGGACCGAATGA
- a CDS encoding amidohydrolase family protein, with translation MDRMTALRYTDGILAIDHHSHAGYVRPGQQVSGVGHYTLENSLGHVEGHVPHADYQDYMALVESGDDDGAAALGDRLGIPALIAQSELFQQTTVHAVALKEGCEALYGTVPAQSLDAISRQARIDDPVGLYDRALLLSGTSGVLTDIPEIDATAWPHERYKPIARIDPYLFPFGHPAWTGRGTDAPRFRRIFFRVLHRQLEIAGTELPATLEEYKEFVLASLERRKAEGFVGLKIASAYVRSLEFVRTDVETARRAWSTLRAEASRPFDGREAEAGLTPAAHKELADHLAFFVAEWAVAASLPMQIHTGFGHTEPGLTISTANPLLLEGLLGDPALNALQVILIHGGFPYSANLTALAQMNGNVHLDFSWMPYLHHHAVGRVLEEWLELLPANRVMFGTDTGSPEVHVASTLRARRALDGVLDSGVRDRLWTPSQATWLAERVLHRNLCDVYGIDA, from the coding sequence GTGGACCGAATGACCGCGCTGCGCTACACCGACGGCATCCTGGCGATCGACCACCACTCCCACGCGGGCTACGTCCGGCCCGGCCAGCAGGTGTCCGGCGTCGGCCACTACACGCTCGAGAACTCGCTCGGCCACGTCGAGGGCCACGTCCCGCACGCGGACTACCAGGACTACATGGCCCTCGTGGAGTCGGGAGACGACGACGGCGCGGCCGCGCTGGGAGACCGCCTCGGGATCCCGGCGCTCATCGCTCAGAGCGAGCTGTTCCAGCAGACGACCGTGCACGCCGTCGCCCTCAAGGAAGGCTGCGAGGCGCTCTACGGAACGGTCCCCGCGCAGTCGCTCGACGCCATCAGCCGGCAGGCCCGCATCGACGACCCGGTCGGCCTGTACGACAGGGCGCTGCTGCTGTCGGGCACCTCAGGCGTGCTCACCGACATCCCCGAGATCGACGCGACCGCCTGGCCGCACGAGCGGTACAAGCCCATCGCCCGGATCGACCCGTACCTGTTCCCGTTCGGCCACCCCGCGTGGACGGGGCGCGGCACCGACGCGCCACGGTTCCGCCGGATCTTCTTCCGGGTGCTGCACCGGCAGCTCGAGATCGCCGGCACGGAGCTGCCCGCGACCCTCGAGGAGTACAAGGAGTTCGTGCTGGCCTCCCTCGAGCGCCGCAAGGCCGAGGGCTTCGTCGGGCTGAAGATCGCCTCCGCCTACGTGCGGAGCCTGGAGTTCGTGCGCACCGACGTCGAGACGGCCCGCCGGGCCTGGTCGACGCTGCGCGCCGAGGCCAGCAGGCCCTTCGACGGACGCGAGGCCGAGGCGGGCCTCACCCCGGCGGCGCACAAGGAGCTCGCCGACCACCTCGCGTTCTTCGTGGCCGAATGGGCGGTGGCGGCGAGCCTGCCGATGCAGATCCACACCGGCTTCGGCCACACCGAGCCCGGGCTCACGATCTCCACGGCCAACCCGCTGCTGCTCGAGGGGCTGCTCGGTGACCCCGCGCTCAACGCGCTCCAGGTCATCCTCATCCACGGCGGCTTTCCCTACTCTGCCAACCTCACCGCGCTCGCGCAGATGAACGGCAACGTCCACCTCGACTTCTCCTGGATGCCCTACCTGCACCATCACGCCGTCGGGCGGGTGCTCGAGGAATGGCTCGAATTGCTGCCCGCCAACCGCGTGATGTTCGGCACCGACACCGGCTCGCCCGAGGTCCATGTCGCGTCGACGCTCCGGGCCCGCCGCGCGCTCGACGGCGTGCTCGACTCCGGGGTGCGGGACAGGCTATGGACCCCGAGCCAGGCCACCTGGCTCGCGGAGCGGGTGCTGCACCGCAACCTGTGCGACGTCTACGGGATCGACGCATGA